The following proteins come from a genomic window of Anopheles ziemanni chromosome 3, idAnoZiCoDA_A2_x.2, whole genome shotgun sequence:
- the LOC131286412 gene encoding transmembrane protein 14 homolog encodes MIDFVGAIFAILIAAGGIMGYVRARSQMSLYSGILFGVALGVGAWLNSLQEPIPIVQLAILAALIMVMLYRYWSTRAFMPAGMIILLSFGVVVWTCVIYRDYLSMGWMRGAPYSDHNFTVVIVDENSKLE; translated from the exons ATGATCGATTTTGTTGGAGCGATTTTTGCGATACTCATCGCAGCCGGCGGAATAATGGGCTACGTACGCGCTC GATCACAGATGTCCCTTTACTCTGGCATTCTATTCGGTGTGGCGCTCGGCGTAGGGGCCTGGCTTAATTCTTTGCAGGAACCGATACCGATCGTACAGCTGGCGATTCTAGCGGCACTCATAATGGTCATGCTGTATCGCTACTGGAGCACGAGGGCGTTCATGCCGGCCGGAATGATAATACTGCTTTCGTTCGGCGTCGTGGTGTGGACGTGCGTTATCTATCGCGACTACTTATCCATGGGTTGGATGCGCGGTGCTCCGTACAGTGATCACAATTTCACTGTCGTCATAGTGGATGAAAATTCGAAACTAGAGTAG